In Equus przewalskii isolate Varuska chromosome 6, EquPr2, whole genome shotgun sequence, one DNA window encodes the following:
- the NDUFB7 gene encoding NADH dehydrogenase [ubiquinone] 1 beta subcomplex subunit 7 codes for MGAHLARRYLGGASGEPDPLRMPTFPPDYGFPGRKEREMVATQQQMNDAQLVLQQRDYCAHHLIRLLKCKRDSFPNFLACKHERHAWDHCEHLDYVMRMKEFERERRLLQRKKRREQREADAARGQGPGEVDPEVAL; via the exons ATGGGGGCGCACCTGGCCCGGCGCTACCTGGGCGGCGCGTCGGGGGAGCCCGACCCGCTGCGGATGCCCACCTTCCCGCCCGACTACGGCTTCCCCGGGCGCAAGGAGCGCG AGATGGTGGCCACCCAGCAGCAAATGAACGACGCGCAGCTGGTGCTCCAGCAGCGGGACTACTGTGCCCACCACCTCATCCGGCTGCTCAAGTGCAAGCGGGACAGCTTCCCCAACTTCCTGGCCTGCAAGCATGAGCGGCACGCCTGGGACCACTGCGAGCACCTTGA CTACGTGATGCGCATGAAGGAATTTGAGCGGGAGCGGCGGCTGCTCCAGCGGAAGAAGAGgcgggagcagagggaggcagacgcagccaggggccaggggccCGGCGAAGTGGATCCCGAGGTGGCCCTGTAG